In Muribaculum gordoncarteri, the genomic window TTCATCTGGGGCAGCTTGTCGCGGCGTATCATCACGTTGACTGCGCCGTTGTCCTTTCCGTCGGGACGGAATATGTAGGTCACCGTTATCTGCTCGCCGTGGGTTATTGTGGCGCTGTACATCGTTTCGCGCTTGTTGAAGTAGTAGGTAAACGACACCTGGTTGCTGTCGCTCGATATGATTGCCTTGTCGGCCTGCTCTTCATCGTCCATGAACGCATCCTTAAGCCTCTGTGCGAGGGCCTTGCTGTTGATGGTGTAGGTGCGCACGGTCTTTTCGATTTTGTGGTTCTTGGGATTGCGCGTGGTTACCGAGTTCACTATCACCGACTTGTCCTTGGCTATTGCGTTTATTGCCGACTGGATGTTTTTCTGGGCCGAAACCTCGACCGAACATGCCACTGCGAATACCACTGCGAGCAGCAGGCTCTTGATGATGCTTGATGAGTTCATTGCTTGGAGTCTATTTGAATGATTAATTTATTATTGTCTGCCTTTTTGTTCTATTTCGTTCTCGGCCTGCTGGAGGTTGCGGTAGGTTTCGAGAGCCTTGCGCTCCACATCGTCGGCATGGGCGATGGTGGCCTCTATCTCGGGCATTATCTCGTTGATGTTGCTGTTGACCGTGTTGCCCACTTTCACGTAGCTGCCGTCGTAGATGCTCGTCGAGGATGTGCTGCCGGTAAACAGCGCTATTCCAACGCTCACCATCACGGCCACCATGGCTGCGGCGGCGATGCTCCACCTCACGAGCCTTATGCGTATGATGCGGCTCTGTCGGCGGTTCTCCTCTATGAGCCGGCGGGGATCCTCCTCCATCTTGCCGTCATACCACGCAAACATCGGGGCGTACTCTTGCAGTGACTGAGGCACATCCTCATTCTTGAAAAAGTCATATAGCGCCTGCTCTTCGGCGTTGCTCGTTTCACCGTCAAGAAACTTTTCGATGTAGTTTCTTACGTTTTTCTTTGTTATAATAGTAGTGTTCATCGTTCAATTGGGCATAAATTGTTGTTTTACTCTCTTTCTCGCTCTCGACAGGTTGACGCGCACGGCTCCGGGATTGCTTCCCGTTATTGCGGCTATCTCTTCGACCTCGAAGCCTTCGACATGCTTCATCCTCAGTATCGATTGCTGTAGGTCGGGCAGTGCCGATATTGCGTCGAATATCTCCTTGAGGCTCTCCTCCCGGATGATTTTCGTTTCAGTCGATTCGTCGCCTTTTACATCGTATAGCTCGTCGATGTCGACCATTCCCGACCGGCGGCCTCTTATGCAGCTTATGGCGAGATGCCGCGTGATGACCGAGGCCAGGGAGTCGACGCTTCGGTAGTCGTCGAGTCGGTCACGCAGAAACCATAGCTTCAGCAGCGTGTCCTGCACCACATCTTCGGCGTCGTCACCGTTGTTGAGGTACCGGATGGCGAGCTGCAGAAGTTGCGGACGCATACGTGTTATTCGGCTTTCAAACTCTTTCCGTTCCATATTCACCTATATGACGCAGTGATGTGGCAAAACGTTACATCAATATTCCGATTTTTTTAAAAACAGTCGGCGTGACTTGCATATTTCTCGTTTTTTTGCATACCTTTGCGAGTGCGAAAGTGCATAGTTGAATATTAATTGAGAAATATAAAAAACGGAAATTATGGCAAACAATTTTAAGCCGGAAACCC contains:
- a CDS encoding DUF5024 domain-containing protein, whose protein sequence is MNSSSIIKSLLLAVVFAVACSVEVSAQKNIQSAINAIAKDKSVIVNSVTTRNPKNHKIEKTVRTYTINSKALAQRLKDAFMDDEEQADKAIISSDSNQVSFTYYFNKRETMYSATITHGEQITVTYIFRPDGKDNGAVNVMIRRDKLPQMNLPLTAML
- a CDS encoding RNA polymerase sigma factor, with translation MERKEFESRITRMRPQLLQLAIRYLNNGDDAEDVVQDTLLKLWFLRDRLDDYRSVDSLASVITRHLAISCIRGRRSGMVDIDELYDVKGDESTETKIIREESLKEIFDAISALPDLQQSILRMKHVEGFEVEEIAAITGSNPGAVRVNLSRARKRVKQQFMPN